In Cupriavidus basilensis, the following proteins share a genomic window:
- a CDS encoding ABC transporter permease — MPDTNALPRPLGLSIGKVPGSVWVLLLLSLGFSVTGPGFLSVENLLNIGAQSTILLLIALPMTLIIMTEGLDLSMGAVLTLCGVVLAMVMVATESLPLALGAALLTGLAFGLLNGALVSWLEIPPFVATLGTLGVAQGLALVATDGQSVTGIGEAIPLIYAGQLLGVPLPIWIAAVFYGLFHWLLYHTRFGAYVFALGGNREALKFSGVRINVYLIAVYALGGLMAGVAALLLTARMNAGHPTAAIGLEFDAIAAVAVGGTTFDRGNGWLPGTVLGVLAVGVLRNGLNLVGVPSSVQVAAIGLLVLVVLLIESFKGKA, encoded by the coding sequence ATGCCTGATACCAACGCACTACCGCGGCCGCTTGGCCTGTCCATCGGCAAGGTGCCCGGATCGGTCTGGGTGCTGCTGCTGCTTTCGCTGGGCTTTAGCGTGACGGGCCCGGGTTTCCTGAGCGTGGAGAACCTGCTGAACATCGGTGCGCAATCCACCATCTTGCTGCTGATCGCCTTGCCGATGACGCTGATCATCATGACCGAAGGGCTGGACCTGTCGATGGGCGCCGTGCTGACGCTGTGCGGCGTGGTGCTGGCGATGGTGATGGTGGCCACGGAATCGCTGCCCCTGGCCTTGGGCGCGGCGCTGCTTACCGGGCTGGCGTTCGGCCTGCTCAATGGCGCGCTGGTGTCGTGGCTGGAGATCCCGCCGTTCGTGGCCACGCTCGGCACGCTCGGCGTGGCGCAGGGGTTGGCGCTGGTGGCCACCGATGGCCAGAGCGTGACCGGCATCGGCGAGGCGATTCCGCTGATCTACGCCGGGCAACTGCTCGGCGTGCCGCTCCCGATCTGGATCGCGGCGGTGTTCTACGGCCTGTTCCACTGGCTGCTCTACCACACCCGCTTTGGCGCCTATGTGTTCGCGCTGGGTGGCAACCGCGAGGCGCTCAAGTTCTCCGGCGTGCGCATCAATGTCTATCTGATCGCCGTCTATGCGCTGGGCGGGCTGATGGCCGGCGTGGCCGCGCTGCTGCTCACGGCGCGCATGAATGCCGGGCACCCCACGGCGGCCATCGGGCTGGAGTTCGATGCCATCGCCGCGGTGGCGGTGGGCGGCACTACCTTTGACCGCGGCAACGGCTGGCTGCCCGGCACGGTGCTGGGGGTGCTGGCGGTGGGCGTGCTGCGCAACGGGCTCAACCTGGTGGGCGTGCCGTCGTCGGTGCAGGTGGCGGCCATCGGGCTGCTGGTGCTGGTGGTGCTGCTGATCGAATCGTTCAAGGGGAAAGCATGA
- a CDS encoding amidohydrolase family protein: protein MILVRGATLVTMEPALGEFTGDLLIDGERIAAIAPHLDADGAELIDARGFIVAPGFVNAHMHTWQTALRGVASGWTLTEYFRQMHAGLATRFTPDDIGIATLVGAWNQLDCGTTTLVDWCHNNPTPAHSDAALDALDHAGIRAAFLHGSPKPDPKPGALPFWEMPHPRSEVERLSRRLQGSSLLSLGLAILGPHYSTLEVALHDFALAREFGLLASMHQGGGSARTPQGWERLEQAGLLGPHINIVHGNNLTDTQLARFVGLGMSFSVTPENELTQGHGFPITGRLTRLGAAPSLGVDLESGLSGEMFIAARMALGIQRALDHAEYRQQHGEIAPAHAVSCRDALDWITLAGARMLGMQDRIGSLAVGKQADLVMIDARKPNMMPLHDPVSAIVMQASLANIDSVFVAGKARKRHGRLLVDGLPRKLEALRASGERLAAGR, encoded by the coding sequence ATGATCCTGGTACGCGGGGCCACTCTGGTCACCATGGAACCCGCCCTCGGCGAGTTCACCGGCGACCTGCTGATCGACGGCGAGCGCATCGCCGCCATCGCACCGCATCTGGACGCGGATGGCGCCGAGCTGATCGACGCTCGCGGCTTCATCGTTGCCCCAGGCTTTGTCAACGCGCATATGCACACCTGGCAGACCGCGCTGCGCGGCGTCGCCTCGGGCTGGACGCTGACCGAGTATTTCCGGCAGATGCATGCCGGGCTGGCCACGCGCTTCACGCCCGATGACATCGGCATCGCCACGCTCGTCGGCGCGTGGAACCAGCTCGATTGCGGTACCACCACGCTGGTGGACTGGTGCCACAACAATCCCACGCCGGCGCACAGCGATGCCGCGCTGGACGCGCTGGACCATGCCGGCATCCGCGCCGCGTTCCTGCACGGCTCGCCCAAGCCAGACCCCAAGCCCGGCGCCTTGCCGTTCTGGGAGATGCCGCACCCGCGCAGCGAGGTGGAACGCCTGTCCAGGCGGCTGCAAGGCTCGTCCTTGCTCAGCCTCGGCTTGGCCATCCTCGGCCCGCACTACTCCACGCTGGAAGTCGCGCTGCACGATTTTGCGCTGGCGCGGGAATTCGGCCTGCTGGCCAGCATGCACCAGGGTGGCGGCAGCGCCCGCACGCCGCAGGGGTGGGAGCGGCTGGAGCAGGCCGGGCTGCTTGGCCCCCACATCAACATCGTGCATGGCAACAACCTCACGGACACGCAGCTTGCGCGCTTCGTCGGGCTGGGCATGAGCTTCTCCGTCACGCCGGAGAACGAACTGACACAGGGCCACGGTTTCCCGATCACAGGCCGGCTGACGCGCCTCGGCGCGGCACCATCGCTCGGCGTGGACCTGGAATCGGGCTTGTCCGGCGAGATGTTCATTGCCGCACGCATGGCGCTGGGCATCCAGCGCGCGCTGGACCATGCCGAGTACCGCCAGCAGCATGGCGAGATCGCGCCCGCGCACGCGGTGAGCTGCCGCGATGCGCTGGACTGGATCACGCTGGCCGGCGCGCGGATGCTCGGCATGCAGGACCGCATCGGCTCGCTGGCCGTGGGCAAGCAGGCCGACCTGGTGATGATCGACGCCCGCAAGCCCAACATGATGCCGCTGCACGACCCGGTGAGCGCCATCGTGATGCAGGCCAGCCTGGCCAATATCGACAGCGTGTTCGTGGCAGGCAAGGCGCGCAAGCGCCACGGCCGGCTGCTGGTGGACGGGCTGCCGCGCAAGCTTGAAGCGCTGCGCGCGTCGGGCGAACGCCTGGCGGCGGGGCGGTAA
- a CDS encoding LysR family transcriptional regulator: MDRWTEFELFVQIAELGSISKAAESLDISNAAASRYLTSLEQRLSARLIERNTRRLYLTDVGHEFFRRCKGVLTEMKEAEAAVNANVLEPGGTLTVTASLSFSMKHLAPLLPDFTSLYPKVDVNILAANRYYDIMDSGIDLAIRTREFEPDSGLTVRRLAETRRILAASPRYLDRMGTPREVDDLLRHHMLIYSYANRPHELAFTRNGEEKTVTVRSKLESNDGQVIRAAALEGLGILVQPKYIVYDDIVAGRLIPVLDDWDLPRLTINIAFQSRRYLAAKVRLFIDYLVAHFERMDYERKWTS, encoded by the coding sequence ATGGACCGTTGGACCGAATTCGAACTCTTCGTCCAGATCGCGGAGCTGGGCAGCATCAGCAAGGCCGCCGAGAGCCTGGACATTTCCAACGCGGCGGCAAGCCGCTACCTCACCTCGCTGGAGCAGCGGCTATCGGCGCGGCTGATCGAGCGCAATACGCGCCGTCTTTACCTGACCGATGTGGGGCACGAGTTTTTCCGGCGCTGCAAGGGCGTGCTGACGGAAATGAAGGAGGCGGAAGCCGCGGTCAACGCCAATGTGCTGGAGCCAGGCGGCACGCTGACGGTCACCGCATCGCTGTCGTTTTCCATGAAGCACCTCGCGCCGCTGCTGCCGGATTTCACCAGCCTCTATCCCAAGGTGGATGTGAACATCCTGGCGGCCAACCGCTACTACGACATCATGGACAGTGGCATCGACCTGGCCATCCGCACACGGGAGTTCGAGCCGGACTCTGGCCTGACCGTGCGCCGGCTGGCCGAGACGCGCCGCATCCTGGCCGCCTCGCCACGCTACCTGGACCGCATGGGCACGCCGCGCGAAGTCGACGACCTGCTGCGACACCACATGCTGATCTACTCCTACGCCAACCGGCCGCACGAGCTGGCCTTCACCCGCAATGGGGAGGAGAAGACGGTCACGGTGCGCAGCAAGCTGGAGTCCAACGACGGCCAGGTGATCCGCGCGGCCGCGCTGGAAGGCCTGGGCATCCTGGTGCAGCCCAAGTACATCGTCTACGACGATATCGTGGCGGGCCGGCTGATCCCTGTGCTGGACGACTGGGACCTGCCCCGGCTCACCATCAACATCGCCTTCCAGAGCCGGCGCTACCTGGCCGCCAAGGTGCGCCTGTTCATCGACTATCTGGTGGCGCACTTCGAGCGCATGGACTACGAGCGCAAGTGGACGTCGTGA
- a CDS encoding ribbon-helix-helix protein, CopG family: protein MSRILVDLAEDQLQALAAIVEAEKRPRAVVIREAIQAYIAQRKPGLAADTFGLWKHRGVDGLAYQEKLREEW, encoded by the coding sequence ATGAGTCGCATCCTGGTCGACCTTGCGGAAGACCAGCTCCAGGCGCTGGCAGCCATTGTCGAGGCAGAAAAGCGCCCTCGGGCAGTAGTCATTCGCGAGGCAATTCAAGCGTACATCGCGCAGCGCAAGCCTGGCCTGGCCGCTGACACCTTCGGGCTTTGGAAGCACCGCGGGGTGGATGGCCTTGCGTATCAGGAAAAGCTGCGGGAGGAGTGGTGA
- a CDS encoding DUF934 domain-containing protein, protein MPDHPSLPPLNNVIRNGQLEADIWRAFVPDKNAPASASATHALPPDENGWLVTLATWRAARDALRLRRHPVAVYLGPDADPEDLLEAGGATIDATGIAHLAIDFPVYTDGRGYSLAQLLRTQYGWGGELRAVGDVMIDTVHYMARCGFDAFAVKPSHDPQAALAALGTFTVHYQKTYPAAAAPAMSATSRPAMR, encoded by the coding sequence GTGCCTGATCACCCATCATTGCCACCGCTGAACAATGTGATTCGCAACGGCCAGCTTGAAGCAGACATCTGGCGCGCCTTCGTGCCGGACAAGAACGCGCCGGCATCGGCATCGGCAACACACGCGCTGCCGCCCGACGAAAACGGCTGGCTGGTCACCCTTGCCACATGGCGGGCGGCACGCGATGCCCTGCGCCTGCGCCGCCACCCGGTAGCCGTGTACCTCGGCCCGGACGCGGATCCTGAAGACCTGCTTGAGGCGGGCGGAGCCACCATCGATGCCACCGGCATCGCGCACCTGGCGATCGACTTCCCGGTTTATACCGACGGGCGCGGCTATTCGCTGGCGCAACTGCTGCGCACGCAATATGGCTGGGGCGGCGAGCTGCGCGCGGTAGGCGACGTGATGATCGATACCGTGCACTACATGGCGCGCTGCGGCTTTGATGCCTTCGCCGTCAAGCCGAGCCACGACCCGCAGGCCGCGCTGGCGGCGCTAGGGACGTTCACGGTGCATTACCAGAAGACGTACCCGGCGGCGGCCGCGCCGGCTATGTCGGCAACCAGCCGTCCAGCAATGCGTTGA
- a CDS encoding sugar ABC transporter ATP-binding protein, protein MNAITEITPLFEMRGICKNFPGVKALDDVSFAIYPGEVHMLLGENGAGKSSLMKVLCGVYVADAGEFYHDGSPVAITSPADTMGLGIAVIFQEFSLVPYLDIAQNIFLGREPRGRIPGSVDAARMHAEARRILDILGMEVSTRTPVHRLGVAQQQMVEIAKALSQNARILVLDEPTAALSDRETEKLFAVIARLKADGVSMIYISHRMAEVFALGDRITILRDGRKVGACLPGDATPDELVARMVGRKVDMSYSRERSAQPGEVALDVRNVSADSGIADINLQVRAGEIVGLAGLVGSGRSEVARAVFGADPIRQGEIYIFGKRLTGGPDRARELGAALIPESRKSEGLALIRTVRDNLLLAGLRRAFPARWYRADKAEALAEREIARLRIATPDGNQLAQFLSGGNQQKIVIGKWLVAEAKLFIFDEPTRGIDVGAKAEIFALIDSLVKQGAGVLLISSELPEIINVCDRTYVMRGGRIAGEVAHAEMTEERILQLGMNDA, encoded by the coding sequence ATGAACGCAATCACCGAGATCACGCCGCTGTTCGAGATGCGCGGCATCTGCAAGAACTTCCCCGGCGTCAAGGCGCTGGATGATGTGTCGTTCGCCATCTACCCCGGCGAGGTGCACATGCTGCTGGGCGAGAACGGCGCCGGCAAGTCGTCGCTGATGAAGGTGTTGTGCGGCGTCTACGTGGCCGATGCCGGCGAGTTCTATCACGACGGCAGCCCGGTGGCGATCACCAGCCCGGCCGACACCATGGGCCTCGGCATCGCGGTGATCTTCCAGGAGTTCTCGCTGGTGCCTTACCTGGACATCGCGCAGAACATTTTCCTGGGCCGCGAGCCGCGCGGGCGGATTCCCGGCTCCGTCGATGCCGCCAGGATGCACGCCGAAGCGCGCCGCATCCTCGATATCCTGGGCATGGAGGTGAGCACCCGCACGCCGGTGCACCGCTTGGGCGTGGCCCAGCAGCAGATGGTGGAGATCGCCAAGGCGCTGTCGCAGAACGCGCGCATCCTGGTGCTGGACGAGCCCACCGCGGCGCTGTCCGACCGCGAGACCGAGAAGCTGTTCGCCGTGATCGCGCGGCTCAAGGCGGATGGCGTGTCGATGATCTATATCTCGCACCGCATGGCGGAGGTCTTTGCGCTGGGCGACCGCATCACCATCCTGCGCGACGGCCGCAAGGTAGGCGCCTGCCTGCCGGGCGACGCCACCCCGGACGAACTGGTGGCGCGCATGGTCGGGCGCAAGGTCGACATGAGCTACAGCCGCGAGCGCAGCGCGCAGCCGGGCGAAGTGGCGCTGGACGTGCGCAACGTCAGCGCGGACAGCGGCATCGCGGATATCAACCTGCAGGTGCGCGCCGGCGAGATCGTGGGCCTGGCCGGGCTGGTGGGCTCGGGCCGAAGCGAGGTGGCGCGCGCCGTGTTTGGCGCGGACCCGATCCGGCAGGGCGAAATCTACATCTTTGGCAAGCGTCTCACCGGCGGCCCGGACCGCGCCCGTGAGCTGGGTGCCGCGCTGATTCCGGAAAGCCGTAAATCGGAGGGGCTGGCGCTGATCCGCACGGTGCGCGACAACCTGCTGCTGGCCGGCTTGCGGCGCGCCTTTCCCGCGCGCTGGTATCGCGCGGACAAGGCCGAGGCGCTAGCCGAGCGCGAGATCGCACGGCTGCGCATTGCCACGCCCGACGGCAACCAGCTGGCGCAGTTCCTCTCGGGCGGCAACCAGCAAAAGATCGTGATCGGCAAATGGCTGGTCGCCGAAGCGAAGCTGTTTATCTTCGACGAGCCCACGCGCGGCATCGACGTCGGCGCCAAGGCCGAGATCTTTGCCTTGATCGACAGCCTGGTGAAGCAGGGCGCCGGCGTGCTGCTGATCAGCTCCGAGCTGCCGGAGATCATCAATGTCTGCGACCGCACCTATGTCATGCGCGGCGGGCGCATCGCCGGCGAAGTCGCTCACGCCGAGATGACCGAAGAACGCATTCTGCAACTGGGGATGAACGATGCCTGA
- a CDS encoding type II toxin-antitoxin system VapC family toxin, giving the protein MVNALFDTNILIDHLNGIEEAMIEMRRYESRAISVITWMEVMVGATVEEEQTLRAWLNAFRLIAVDDAVSTRAVQIRKTARIKLPDAIIWASAQAHSMLLVTRNTKDFSVSEPGVRIPYQLK; this is encoded by the coding sequence GTGGTGAACGCGCTCTTCGACACCAATATCCTGATCGACCACTTGAACGGAATCGAAGAGGCCATGATCGAGATGCGCCGCTACGAGTCAAGGGCGATCAGTGTCATCACCTGGATGGAGGTGATGGTGGGCGCAACAGTGGAAGAAGAGCAGACATTGCGCGCGTGGCTCAATGCGTTCCGGCTGATCGCAGTCGATGATGCGGTTTCCACTCGCGCAGTCCAGATTCGAAAAACCGCACGAATCAAGCTGCCTGACGCGATTATCTGGGCGTCGGCGCAAGCGCATTCGATGTTGCTGGTCACACGCAATACCAAAGACTTCTCGGTCAGCGAGCCTGGTGTGCGGATTCCCTATCAGCTCAAATAA
- a CDS encoding maleylacetate reductase — protein MPTSFLYVAQPTRVLFGVGTLSQVGQELERLGARRALVLCTPNQAEDATRLSDALGPLSAGIYPGAVMHVPVESARAAIAHAQEVGADCMIALGGGSTTGLGKAIALTSGLPILAIPTTYAGSEMTPIYGLTDAGLKKTGRDPRVLPRTVIYDPALTVGLPVALSVTSGLNAIAHAAEGLYAEDANPVTSLMAEEGIRALASGIPRVFAAPTDLDARADCLYGAWLCGTVLGSVGMALHHKLCHTLGGSFNLPHAETHTAVLPHAMAYNALAAPDAMARIRRAMGGEGISAAAALYDLAARHGAATALRDIGMKAEDLDRAADIALANPYWNPRPIERAPIRELLQAAFEGVRPD, from the coding sequence ATGCCAACGTCATTTTTATACGTGGCCCAGCCCACGCGCGTGCTGTTTGGCGTGGGCACCCTGAGCCAGGTGGGGCAGGAACTGGAGCGGCTGGGCGCCAGGCGGGCGCTGGTGCTGTGCACGCCCAACCAGGCCGAAGACGCAACGCGACTGTCCGACGCGCTCGGGCCGCTGTCCGCCGGCATTTATCCTGGCGCAGTGATGCACGTGCCGGTGGAATCCGCCCGCGCGGCGATTGCGCACGCGCAGGAAGTGGGCGCGGATTGCATGATCGCCCTTGGCGGCGGGTCGACCACCGGGCTGGGCAAAGCCATCGCGCTGACCTCCGGCCTGCCGATCCTGGCGATTCCCACCACCTACGCCGGGTCCGAGATGACGCCGATCTACGGCCTCACCGACGCCGGCCTGAAGAAAACCGGGCGCGATCCGCGTGTGCTGCCGCGTACCGTGATCTACGATCCGGCGCTGACCGTGGGCCTGCCGGTGGCTTTGAGCGTGACCAGCGGCCTGAACGCCATCGCGCACGCCGCCGAGGGGCTGTATGCCGAGGATGCCAACCCGGTGACGTCGCTGATGGCGGAGGAGGGCATCCGGGCGCTGGCCAGCGGTATTCCCCGCGTGTTCGCTGCGCCCACCGACCTGGATGCCCGCGCCGATTGCCTCTACGGCGCATGGCTGTGCGGCACTGTGCTGGGCAGCGTCGGCATGGCGCTGCACCACAAGCTGTGCCATACGCTGGGCGGCAGTTTCAACCTGCCCCATGCCGAGACGCACACGGCGGTGCTGCCGCACGCCATGGCCTATAACGCCTTGGCCGCGCCGGATGCCATGGCGCGGATCCGCCGGGCCATGGGCGGCGAAGGCATCTCCGCCGCCGCCGCGCTTTACGACCTGGCCGCCCGCCACGGCGCGGCCACAGCGCTGCGCGATATCGGCATGAAGGCCGAGGACCTGGACCGCGCCGCGGATATCGCCCTGGCCAACCCGTACTGGAATCCGCGCCCGATCGAGCGCGCGCCGATTCGCGAATTGCTGCAGGCCGCCTTTGAAGGCGTGCGCCCCGACTGA
- a CDS encoding nitrite/sulfite reductase — MYVYDTVDQQLVDQRVAQFSGQTERFLTGQLTEDEFRVLRLQNGLYIQRHAPMLRVAIPYGMLVSRQLRKLAEIARRFDRGYGHFSTRQNMQFNWPRLEDAPAILAELATVQMHAIQTSGNCIRNTTTDHFAGLAPDEIVNPLVWCEIIRQWSMLHPEFAFLPRKFKIAVSGATTDRAAVGVHDIGLQAVERDGELGFRVWVGGGMGRTPMVGKLINAFVHWSDLLTYLQATLRVYNLHGRRDNKYKARIKILVKDLTPGVFAQQVDEQWQRIRGGPDTVSADFVAGVAGRFTTPYHDPAAAHEAGPDPELAAAHPRFARWLVHAHRVPGYAAVTVSLKATGMPPGDITADQMDAVADLAERFGFGELRVSHEQNLILADVRRSALFALWQALDALNLATANIGLLTNIIACPGGDFCALANAVSIPLAEAIQRRFDDLDYLFEIGELDLNISGCINSCGHHHVGHIGILGVDKAGEEWYQVTIGGRQNGAAGHALLDQHKGGGAAIGRIIGPSFARDEIPDVVALLIDTYLSLRDSEAERFIDVVERVGPEPFKQAVYQDPRIVARRQQAEQARA; from the coding sequence ATGTATGTGTATGACACCGTCGACCAGCAACTGGTCGACCAGCGCGTTGCGCAGTTCAGCGGCCAGACCGAACGGTTTCTCACCGGCCAGCTCACCGAGGACGAGTTCCGCGTGCTGCGGCTGCAGAACGGCCTCTACATCCAGCGCCATGCGCCCATGCTGCGCGTGGCGATCCCCTACGGCATGCTGGTGTCGCGGCAACTGCGCAAGCTGGCCGAGATAGCGCGCCGCTTTGACCGCGGCTACGGGCACTTCAGCACGCGGCAGAACATGCAGTTCAACTGGCCGCGCCTGGAAGACGCGCCAGCCATCCTGGCGGAGCTGGCGACCGTGCAGATGCACGCCATCCAGACCAGCGGCAATTGCATCCGCAACACCACCACCGACCACTTCGCCGGGCTGGCGCCGGATGAGATCGTGAACCCCCTGGTGTGGTGCGAGATCATCCGCCAGTGGTCGATGCTGCATCCCGAGTTTGCCTTCCTGCCACGCAAGTTCAAGATCGCGGTGAGCGGCGCCACCACGGACCGCGCCGCGGTGGGCGTGCACGATATCGGCCTGCAGGCCGTGGAGCGCGATGGCGAGCTTGGCTTCCGGGTATGGGTGGGCGGCGGCATGGGCCGCACGCCCATGGTCGGCAAGCTGATCAATGCCTTCGTGCACTGGTCCGACCTGCTCACCTACCTGCAGGCCACGCTGCGCGTCTACAACCTGCACGGCCGGCGCGACAACAAGTACAAGGCGCGCATCAAGATCCTGGTCAAGGACCTGACGCCGGGCGTGTTCGCGCAACAGGTGGACGAGCAATGGCAGCGGATCCGCGGCGGGCCGGACACGGTCAGCGCGGACTTCGTGGCCGGCGTGGCGGGCCGCTTCACCACGCCGTACCATGATCCCGCGGCGGCGCACGAGGCCGGCCCGGATCCCGAACTGGCGGCAGCGCATCCGCGCTTTGCCCGCTGGCTCGTGCATGCGCATCGCGTGCCCGGCTACGCCGCCGTGACCGTCTCGCTGAAGGCCACCGGCATGCCGCCCGGCGACATCACCGCCGACCAGATGGATGCGGTGGCGGACCTGGCGGAGCGCTTTGGCTTTGGCGAGCTGCGGGTCTCGCACGAGCAGAACCTGATCCTGGCCGACGTGCGCCGCAGCGCGCTGTTTGCGCTCTGGCAGGCGCTGGACGCGCTCAACCTGGCCACCGCCAACATCGGCCTGCTCACCAATATCATTGCCTGCCCGGGCGGGGACTTCTGCGCACTGGCCAACGCGGTGTCGATTCCGCTGGCCGAGGCCATCCAGCGCCGCTTCGACGACCTGGACTACCTGTTCGAGATCGGCGAGCTGGACCTGAACATCTCCGGCTGCATCAACTCCTGCGGGCACCACCACGTGGGCCATATCGGCATCCTTGGCGTGGACAAGGCCGGCGAGGAGTGGTACCAGGTGACCATCGGCGGGCGCCAGAACGGCGCGGCCGGCCATGCGTTGCTGGATCAGCACAAGGGCGGCGGCGCGGCGATCGGCCGCATCATCGGCCCGTCGTTCGCGCGCGATGAAATCCCGGATGTGGTGGCGCTGCTGATCGATACCTACCTGTCCCTGCGCGACAGCGAGGCGGAGCGGTTTATCGACGTGGTGGAGCGGGTTGGCCCGGAACCCTTCAAGCAAGCGGTCTACCAGGACCCGAGGATCGTCGCGCGGCGGCAGCAAGCGGAGCAAGCCCGTGCCTGA
- a CDS encoding alpha/beta hydrolase has translation MKLRTATLAVSAILSVVLVALAAALAAGGPTRPKPMLSLSDPFKDVDFSALAAPAHYAARDGAQLTYRRYPPAGGLPSRGSVILVHGSSANSQSMHPLAQRFAHAGFTAYALDMRGHGASGPRGDIAYIGQLDDDLEDFVSTVQPAGPKTLVGFSSGGGFALRVAGGARQALFDNYLFMAPYTNRRAPTFRPDAGGWVSVGVPRVIALTLLNRIGITAFNHLPVLAFAINDAPRAELTPSYSYALATNFQPYEDYQRNIREIHKPAAVLAGQDDEVFVAARFAQVFTDAGRPDIPVTLVPGTGHIMLTVSPAARAAAVQAVERLDGLAGR, from the coding sequence GTGAAACTCCGAACCGCCACGCTCGCCGTCTCCGCCATACTTTCCGTGGTGCTCGTGGCCCTTGCCGCGGCGCTGGCCGCAGGTGGCCCGACCCGGCCAAAGCCGATGCTGAGCCTCAGCGATCCGTTCAAGGACGTGGATTTCTCCGCGCTGGCGGCCCCCGCCCATTACGCGGCACGTGACGGCGCACAACTCACCTACCGCCGCTACCCCCCCGCCGGCGGCCTGCCCAGCCGGGGCAGCGTGATATTGGTGCATGGCTCCTCGGCCAACAGCCAGAGCATGCATCCGCTTGCACAGCGCTTCGCGCATGCCGGTTTCACGGCCTACGCCCTGGATATGCGCGGCCACGGGGCCTCCGGCCCGCGTGGCGACATTGCCTACATCGGGCAGCTCGATGACGACCTGGAAGACTTTGTGAGCACTGTTCAGCCCGCCGGCCCGAAGACGCTGGTGGGATTTTCGTCGGGCGGCGGCTTTGCGCTGCGCGTGGCCGGCGGCGCGCGCCAGGCCCTGTTTGACAACTACCTGTTCATGGCGCCCTATACGAACCGCCGCGCGCCCACGTTCCGCCCCGATGCCGGCGGCTGGGTTTCGGTCGGCGTGCCGCGCGTGATCGCGCTCACGCTGCTGAACCGGATCGGCATCACCGCCTTCAACCACTTGCCGGTGCTGGCCTTTGCCATCAACGACGCACCGCGCGCCGAACTGACGCCGTCCTACTCCTATGCGCTGGCGACGAATTTCCAGCCCTATGAGGACTACCAGCGCAATATTCGCGAGATCCACAAGCCGGCGGCGGTACTGGCCGGGCAGGACGATGAAGTGTTTGTCGCCGCCAGGTTTGCACAGGTGTTTACCGATGCGGGCCGCCCGGATATTCCGGTAACGCTGGTGCCTGGCACCGGCCACATCATGCTCACGGTGTCACCGGCCGCCCGCGCGGCGGCGGTACAGGCCGTGGAGCGGCTGGATGGCTTGGCCGGGAGATGA
- a CDS encoding NAD(P)-dependent oxidoreductase — protein MQIGFIGIGKMGLPMGRHLAAAGHAVEGFDLSPAVLEAARQAGLKTTGSLAQATAGKDVVFSSLPHDAAFEAVGAQVAELAAPGTLYIDTSTVSPQASARVAAVLAQRNIPYLRVTVSGNNKMAEAAQLTALVSGPAAAYAVAKPLLAALGPAQFYLGEAEQARLMKLVVNLMIGLTSGMLAEALALGAKGGLKWQDMWSVITASAVAAPIVKAKSAQLVENDYTPTFTVDQMLKDVGLILEAGADLRVPLSLTALLGQMLQGAAAQGMAGDDYAAVIKSARLAAGLPSVNG, from the coding sequence ATGCAAATCGGCTTTATCGGAATCGGCAAGATGGGCTTGCCCATGGGGCGTCACCTGGCCGCCGCCGGGCACGCTGTCGAAGGCTTCGACCTGTCGCCCGCCGTGCTGGAAGCCGCGCGCCAGGCCGGGCTGAAGACGACCGGCTCGCTCGCGCAGGCAACCGCCGGCAAGGACGTTGTGTTCAGCTCGCTGCCGCACGATGCGGCCTTCGAGGCCGTGGGCGCGCAAGTGGCGGAGCTGGCCGCGCCCGGCACGCTGTATATCGATACCAGCACGGTGTCGCCGCAAGCGTCCGCCCGCGTGGCCGCCGTGCTGGCGCAGCGCAATATCCCGTACCTGCGCGTGACGGTATCCGGCAACAACAAGATGGCCGAAGCGGCGCAGCTGACCGCGCTGGTGTCCGGCCCGGCGGCCGCCTATGCAGTGGCAAAGCCACTGCTGGCCGCGCTCGGGCCGGCCCAGTTCTACCTGGGCGAAGCCGAGCAAGCGCGCCTGATGAAGCTGGTGGTGAACCTGATGATCGGCCTGACCTCCGGCATGCTGGCTGAAGCGCTGGCACTTGGCGCCAAGGGTGGTCTCAAATGGCAGGACATGTGGTCCGTCATCACCGCCAGCGCGGTGGCCGCGCCCATCGTCAAGGCCAAGTCCGCGCAGCTGGTGGAGAACGACTACACGCCCACCTTCACCGTGGACCAGATGCTCAAGGACGTGGGATTGATCCTGGAGGCGGGCGCCGACCTGCGCGTGCCGCTGTCGCTCACCGCGCTGCTGGGCCAGATGCTGCAGGGCGCCGCCGCGCAGGGCATGGCCGGCGACGACTACGCCGCGGTGATCAAGTCCGCGCGGCTTGCCGCCGGGCTGCCCAGCGTCAATGGCTAG